From a single Clostridia bacterium genomic region:
- the gltA gene encoding NADPH-dependent glutamate synthase, whose protein sequence is MPNMNPKKNEMPTQDPLVRAHNFSEVALGYEESVAVDEANRCLNCKAMPCVSGCPVNIRIPEFIAKIRELDFEGAYQIITQTSSLPAVCGRVCPQETQCESKCVRGIKGESVGIGRLERFVADYHNAHSVTAPKKPAPNGHKVAVIGSGPSGLTCAGDLAKKGYSVTVFEALHLAGGVLVYGIPEFRLPKSIVQKEVETLKALGVEVMTNVVIGKTLTVDELFEMGFESVFIGSGAGLPNFMNIPGEALKGVYSANEFLTRSNLMKAYKDDPDTPIMKGGKVAVVGGGNVAMDAARTALRLGAEKVYIVYRRSMEELPARKEEVEHAMEEGIEFRLLTNPTEILGYKNENDPRDPKNGSVIGMNCIKMELGEPDQKGRRRPVPVEGSDFTIDLDVVIMAIGTSPNPLLKNTTDGLDVNSRGGIIVNESGLTSRIAVYAGGDAVTGAATVISAMGAGKVAAKAIDEYLSQK, encoded by the coding sequence ATGCCGAATATGAATCCGAAGAAAAACGAAATGCCGACGCAGGATCCCTTGGTCCGCGCGCATAATTTCAGTGAAGTTGCCCTCGGCTACGAAGAGAGCGTCGCGGTAGACGAGGCGAATCGTTGCTTGAACTGCAAAGCGATGCCTTGTGTTTCCGGTTGTCCGGTCAACATTCGTATCCCCGAATTTATCGCGAAGATCCGCGAGCTCGATTTCGAGGGCGCGTATCAAATCATTACCCAAACGTCCAGTCTTCCCGCCGTTTGCGGCAGGGTTTGTCCGCAGGAAACGCAATGCGAAAGCAAATGCGTTCGCGGTATCAAAGGGGAGAGCGTCGGGATCGGCAGACTCGAACGTTTCGTTGCCGATTATCATAACGCGCATTCCGTGACGGCTCCGAAGAAACCCGCTCCGAACGGACATAAAGTCGCGGTCATCGGTTCCGGTCCTTCGGGCTTGACTTGCGCGGGCGATCTTGCGAAGAAAGGATACTCCGTTACCGTCTTCGAAGCTTTGCACCTCGCGGGCGGCGTCCTCGTGTACGGGATTCCCGAGTTCCGTCTTCCGAAATCCATCGTCCAAAAAGAAGTCGAGACGTTGAAAGCGCTCGGCGTCGAAGTCATGACGAACGTCGTTATCGGAAAGACGTTGACGGTGGACGAGCTTTTCGAAATGGGCTTCGAATCCGTCTTTATCGGATCGGGCGCGGGACTTCCGAACTTTATGAATATCCCGGGCGAAGCGCTGAAAGGCGTCTATTCCGCAAACGAGTTCCTGACGAGAAGCAACCTTATGAAAGCCTATAAAGACGATCCCGATACCCCGATTATGAAAGGCGGCAAAGTCGCCGTCGTCGGCGGTGGTAACGTCGCGATGGACGCGGCGCGTACGGCGCTCCGTCTCGGCGCGGAAAAGGTTTACATCGTCTATCGTCGTTCGATGGAAGAGCTTCCCGCGAGAAAGGAAGAAGTCGAGCACGCGATGGAAGAGGGAATCGAATTCCGTCTCTTGACCAACCCGACCGAGATCCTCGGCTATAAAAACGAAAACGATCCCCGCGATCCGAAAAACGGTTCGGTCATCGGAATGAACTGCATCAAAATGGAGCTCGGCGAACCCGATCAAAAGGGCAGAAGACGCCCCGTTCCAGTCGAAGGTTCGGACTTTACGATCGATCTCGACGTCGTCATTATGGCGATCGGAACTTCTCCGAATCCGCTTTTGAAAAACACCACCGATGGCTTGGACGTAAACAGCCGCGGAGGAATTATCGTAAACGAGTCCGGTTTGACTTCGCGCATCGCGGTTTATGCGGGCGGTGATGCGGTCACGGGCGCGGCTACCGTTATTTCCGCGATGGGCGCGGGAAAGGTCGCGGCAAAAGCGATCGACGAGTATCTGTCTCAAAAGTAA
- a CDS encoding SGNH/GDSL hydrolase family protein, with translation MKKFFAALFLFLLLSLLALSACSADSKTENKKTILFLGDSIAEGVAGPMPFNERESYAYYGVVGKTNEYKFYNRAVSGSTTSNLLSYVKKEDDGVEQIKSLLTAADIIHISIVGNDLILSSRNAMMLSIARGDLTELQKRRDRARANLDATLSYIRSLNPTATIFLQTLYNPAKEDSPLIASSYKNALAQCGYTPDRYHELMGIAVREVNKIFTEYIADHSDSETAEPTYLCDVYSALEKIRDEDPTRWERFFQEDGIHPKNEGHAAIAEVLQQKLDELSLSGKNVLKNYKAIRAAQLERIYPNLKSKDEILKDIRDAKTVRQVSNAYFDGVSSAIPKNENTLTLKGTHFGESKLFRFDTVSMMDLNLLSYFNANKSYIRFGSDGTFEMTAELSPSARRLVAAFLDSKSFDVSEVADFEMLAPYVKQFFPGVDPYDLNAMIDVFETAHGIVIEGIDRESEAFRTMSKTFRETNHLILSSSSLLKEKIRVRYVGQYRLETYPSPVTKEPMTAVYLNNAFNEGESYARMLLTESDDGKTVVHMAIEVLKLDITATKR, from the coding sequence TTGAAAAAATTCTTTGCTGCGTTATTCCTTTTTCTTCTCTTATCACTCCTTGCCCTTTCCGCTTGCTCCGCCGATTCGAAGACCGAAAACAAGAAAACCATTCTTTTTTTGGGAGATTCGATCGCCGAAGGAGTCGCAGGACCCATGCCGTTCAACGAGCGCGAATCCTACGCCTATTACGGAGTCGTCGGCAAGACGAACGAATACAAGTTTTATAATCGCGCCGTCAGCGGTTCGACGACGAGCAACCTTCTTTCCTACGTTAAAAAGGAAGACGACGGCGTCGAACAGATCAAATCGCTTTTGACCGCGGCGGATATCATTCATATTTCGATCGTCGGAAACGACTTGATCCTTTCGAGTCGAAACGCCATGATGCTTTCGATCGCCCGCGGCGATCTCACGGAACTGCAAAAGCGGCGAGACCGTGCGCGCGCGAATTTAGACGCGACGCTTTCCTATATCCGCTCATTGAATCCGACCGCGACGATTTTTCTTCAAACGCTGTACAACCCCGCAAAGGAAGACTCCCCGTTGATCGCTTCCTCTTACAAAAACGCGCTCGCGCAATGTGGCTATACGCCCGATCGATATCACGAATTAATGGGAATCGCGGTGCGCGAAGTCAATAAGATCTTCACCGAATATATCGCTGATCATTCCGATTCGGAAACAGCGGAGCCCACCTATCTTTGCGACGTCTATTCCGCGTTGGAAAAAATCCGCGACGAAGACCCGACCCGCTGGGAACGCTTCTTCCAAGAGGACGGAATTCACCCGAAAAACGAAGGTCACGCCGCGATCGCCGAAGTTTTGCAACAAAAACTGGACGAACTTTCTCTCTCCGGCAAAAACGTTTTGAAAAATTACAAAGCGATCCGCGCCGCGCAGCTCGAACGCATTTATCCGAACTTGAAGAGCAAAGACGAGATCTTGAAAGACATCCGCGACGCAAAAACCGTTCGGCAGGTATCCAACGCCTATTTCGACGGCGTTTCTTCCGCTATTCCCAAAAACGAAAACACGCTCACGCTCAAAGGAACGCACTTTGGCGAATCGAAACTTTTCCGCTTCGACACGGTTTCGATGATGGACCTAAACCTTTTATCCTATTTCAACGCGAACAAAAGTTATATTCGTTTCGGATCGGACGGAACGTTCGAGATGACGGCGGAACTCTCGCCGAGCGCCCGACGCTTGGTCGCCGCTTTTTTGGACTCGAAATCCTTTGACGTCTCGGAAGTAGCGGACTTTGAAATGCTGGCTCCTTACGTCAAACAATTTTTCCCCGGAGTAGACCCCTACGATCTGAACGCGATGATCGACGTTTTCGAAACGGCGCACGGGATCGTCATCGAAGGAATCGACCGCGAAAGCGAAGCCTTCCGGACCATGAGCAAAACGTTCCGCGAAACGAATCACTTGATCCTTTCCTCTTCTTCGCTTCTGAAAGAGAAAATTCGCGTGCGCTACGTCGGGCAGTATCGTTTAGAGACGTACCCCTCGCCCGTGACAAAAGAACCGATGACCGCCGTTTATTTGAATAACGCGTTCAACGAGGGCGAAAGCTATGCGCGTATGCTCTTGACCGAATCGGACGACGGAAAAACCGTCGTTCATATGGCAATCGAAGTTTTGAAACTCGACATCACAGCAACAAAACGATAA